The following coding sequences lie in one Silvanigrella aquatica genomic window:
- a CDS encoding response regulator codes for MKVLIIDDDADLLDMTIKRFKRKGIDAEGAQNLTTARELLKKHPEIKSIVCDLFLLEGENGIDFYDKDLKSNFSGKFVLATGDDTADSRIEKYKSENKNFACFQKPYAIEDVIKFIEQ; via the coding sequence ATGAAAGTTTTAATAATTGATGACGATGCTGACCTACTCGATATGACAATTAAAAGATTTAAGCGCAAAGGAATTGATGCTGAAGGAGCACAAAATTTAACCACGGCAAGAGAATTATTAAAAAAACATCCTGAAATTAAAAGTATTGTATGCGATCTCTTTTTATTAGAAGGGGAAAATGGAATTGATTTTTATGATAAAGATTTAAAATCAAATTTTTCTGGAAAATTTGTATTAGCAACGGGTGATGATACTGCAGACAGTCGCATAGAAAAATACAAATCAGAAAATAAAAATTTTGCATGCTTTCAAAAACCATACGCAATCGAAGACGTTATTAAATTTATAGAGCAATAA
- a CDS encoding NADP-dependent malic enzyme → MMVVPMTSSWYLEEEGHMGLKEDALNYHSRGRKGKIETGITKECKNQKDITLAYSPGVAEPCKEIARDPSLVYEYTAKGNLVAVVTNGTAVLGLGAIGPLAGKPVMEGKAVLFKVFADIDCYDIELNAKTPEEIISACRMLEPTFGGINLEDIKAPECFEVEEKLREELDIPVFHDDQHGTAIVSAAALLNACEITKRKISEIKCVLNGAGAAAIACAQMYLNIGVKRENLILCDSKGVVYKGRIEGMNKYKERFENDTKKRTLAEALENADFFCGLSVAGAVTKEMVKSMAKNPIIFAMANPDPEITPKDIMEVRNDAIIATGRSDYPNQVNNVLGYPYIFRGALDVLSRRINEEMKMAAVQAIAALAKEDIPESVTKSYDANLSGFGREYLIPKPFDPRLLLRVAPAVAKAAMETNVARKKIDIEQYVDHLESRLGVLQSVTRKIKRNVIVANRSSGKKIRVVLPEGTSPKILKAAEIVRSEGICEPILIGSIPKINELIKENKLEKQLSGIHIIDPTEDKRSDKYSSLLLEKRARKGLTRMGAYELITGDHHYFASMMVNLGEAEAFCSGVHHNYGDTLRPALHVIGTQPDKVLAGIYMLLWKEKSIFIADTTVNIQSNAEQLAQIAIQTHDIAKIYLKEQPRVAMLSFSNFGSAKHPESEKVCKATGIVKKLRPDIEIDGEMQADFALSSELLERSYGFSTLKGPANVLIFPDLTSGNIAYKILGKLGGATTIGPILTGMKKPVNVLARNSDIDEIVNLITFTVHHVQNGV, encoded by the coding sequence ATGATGGTTGTTCCCATGACATCATCTTGGTACTTAGAGGAGGAAGGTCACATGGGTTTAAAAGAAGATGCCTTAAATTATCATAGTAGAGGTCGCAAAGGTAAAATTGAGACAGGCATTACCAAGGAATGCAAAAATCAAAAAGATATCACGCTTGCTTACTCTCCCGGTGTTGCTGAGCCTTGTAAGGAAATCGCGCGCGATCCTTCTCTTGTCTACGAATATACTGCAAAAGGAAATCTTGTTGCTGTCGTAACAAACGGGACGGCTGTTTTAGGTCTGGGTGCCATTGGTCCTTTAGCGGGAAAACCCGTTATGGAAGGGAAGGCTGTTCTATTTAAAGTGTTTGCTGACATCGATTGTTACGATATCGAATTAAATGCAAAAACACCCGAAGAAATAATTTCTGCTTGTCGCATGCTTGAACCTACGTTTGGTGGGATTAATTTAGAGGATATTAAAGCTCCCGAATGCTTTGAAGTAGAAGAAAAACTTCGTGAAGAATTAGACATTCCTGTATTTCACGATGATCAACATGGAACTGCTATTGTCAGTGCTGCTGCCTTATTAAATGCCTGTGAAATTACGAAACGTAAAATTTCAGAAATTAAATGCGTTCTCAATGGTGCAGGAGCTGCTGCCATTGCCTGTGCTCAAATGTATTTAAACATCGGTGTTAAACGCGAAAATTTAATTTTGTGTGACTCTAAGGGTGTGGTCTATAAAGGTCGCATAGAGGGCATGAACAAATATAAAGAGCGTTTTGAAAATGATACCAAAAAGCGGACTTTGGCAGAAGCCTTAGAAAATGCCGATTTTTTCTGTGGTTTAAGTGTCGCAGGAGCTGTTACTAAAGAAATGGTAAAATCTATGGCAAAAAATCCCATAATTTTTGCTATGGCAAATCCCGATCCGGAAATCACGCCTAAAGACATTATGGAAGTGCGTAATGACGCCATCATTGCTACAGGGCGTTCCGATTATCCCAATCAAGTAAATAATGTTTTGGGTTATCCTTATATTTTTAGGGGGGCATTAGATGTTCTTTCTAGGCGCATTAATGAAGAAATGAAAATGGCCGCAGTTCAAGCGATTGCGGCGCTTGCCAAAGAAGATATTCCTGAAAGTGTCACCAAATCATATGATGCCAATTTATCAGGTTTTGGTAGAGAATATTTAATTCCAAAACCATTTGATCCCCGATTGTTACTTCGTGTGGCGCCAGCCGTAGCAAAAGCGGCTATGGAAACAAATGTGGCAAGAAAAAAAATAGACATAGAACAATATGTCGATCATTTAGAGTCTCGATTAGGTGTTTTGCAATCCGTAACAAGAAAAATAAAAAGAAATGTTATTGTCGCAAATAGGTCAAGTGGAAAGAAAATACGAGTTGTATTGCCCGAAGGAACAAGCCCTAAAATACTAAAAGCTGCTGAAATTGTTCGTTCAGAAGGAATTTGTGAACCTATTTTAATTGGAAGTATTCCTAAAATAAATGAGCTTATTAAAGAAAATAAATTAGAAAAACAATTGTCAGGAATTCATATTATCGATCCTACCGAAGACAAACGTTCCGACAAGTACTCTTCATTATTATTAGAAAAACGCGCTCGCAAAGGCTTAACTCGTATGGGTGCCTATGAGCTTATAACAGGTGATCATCATTATTTTGCAAGTATGATGGTGAATTTAGGTGAAGCAGAGGCTTTTTGTTCGGGAGTTCATCATAATTATGGTGATACTTTAAGGCCTGCTTTACACGTAATTGGCACGCAGCCTGATAAAGTTCTTGCTGGTATTTATATGTTACTTTGGAAGGAAAAGAGCATATTTATTGCTGATACCACTGTTAATATTCAATCGAATGCAGAGCAACTTGCGCAAATTGCTATTCAAACTCATGACATTGCAAAAATATATTTAAAGGAACAGCCTCGTGTTGCTATGCTCAGCTTCAGCAATTTTGGGAGCGCAAAGCATCCGGAATCTGAGAAAGTTTGCAAAGCAACAGGCATTGTGAAAAAATTGCGCCCCGATATTGAAATTGATGGTGAAATGCAAGCCGATTTTGCTTTATCCTCTGAACTTCTTGAAAGATCCTATGGTTTTTCAACATTAAAAGGTCCCGCTAATGTTCTTATATTTCCCGATTTAACATCAGGAAATATTGCTTATAAAATATTAGGAAAATTAGGTGGCGCAACAACGATTGGACCCATACTTACAGGAATGAAAAAACCTGTTAATGTTTTAGCAAGAAATTCGGATATTGATGAAATTGTAAATTTAATTACATTTACCGTGCATCATGTGCAAAATGGAGTTTAA
- the pepQ gene encoding Xaa-Pro dipeptidase, which translates to MTNWESLYKEHIHKRMHDAEKALTALNYRSLLLGAGEPFLYFSDDNNAPFRSNPHFAHWCPAKGPHHLLKFEPGKKPLLVYYSPDDYWHAHEKLGNPFWASEFDIIEVGSVDKIWESLGDLNYAVFLGNETKYAQTKNIKINCELMEARLNWYRRFKSNYEIQCLSEANKMGAKGHFAAKEAFLSGASEYEIHMQYLNAIECVDTDLPYTGIVALDQNGAILHYHGRDKKRNGSVLLIDSGASYYHYGSDITRTYGNKNCDPLFLELISETEKLQKNLCSAVKKGLYFPSLHEQCHIRIAEILENLGILKISGDYETALHDGITKIFLPHGLGHMLGIQVHDIGGKQLDELGHPAPQNPPNILYRSLRFVGTLEESVVVTIEPGIYFIPTLLNQFKQNNKHADKINWGLIEKLIPFGGIRIEDDVVPIGNGQRNLTREYLP; encoded by the coding sequence ATGACAAACTGGGAGTCTTTATATAAAGAGCATATACATAAGCGCATGCACGATGCCGAAAAGGCTCTAACGGCACTCAATTACCGTTCGCTCCTTTTAGGGGCGGGGGAACCTTTTTTGTACTTTTCTGACGACAACAATGCGCCATTTCGCTCCAATCCTCATTTTGCACATTGGTGCCCCGCCAAAGGGCCGCATCACCTTTTAAAATTTGAACCAGGAAAAAAACCACTTCTTGTCTATTACTCACCTGATGATTACTGGCATGCGCATGAAAAACTTGGAAATCCTTTTTGGGCTTCTGAATTCGATATTATTGAAGTAGGTTCTGTCGATAAAATATGGGAATCCTTAGGCGATTTAAATTATGCTGTATTTTTAGGTAACGAAACAAAATACGCACAAACTAAAAATATAAAAATAAATTGCGAACTTATGGAAGCACGCCTTAATTGGTATCGCAGATTTAAATCAAATTATGAAATACAGTGCCTATCTGAAGCCAATAAAATGGGAGCGAAAGGACATTTTGCTGCCAAGGAAGCGTTTTTATCAGGTGCTTCTGAATATGAAATTCACATGCAATATTTAAATGCAATAGAATGCGTCGATACAGATTTACCTTACACAGGCATCGTGGCACTCGATCAAAATGGTGCTATTTTGCACTATCATGGTCGCGATAAAAAAAGAAATGGGAGCGTATTATTAATTGACTCAGGAGCTTCTTACTATCATTATGGCTCTGACATCACACGTACCTATGGAAATAAAAATTGCGATCCTTTATTTCTAGAACTCATTTCAGAAACAGAAAAATTGCAAAAGAATTTATGCAGTGCTGTAAAAAAAGGATTATATTTCCCTTCGCTTCATGAGCAATGCCATATACGCATTGCTGAAATATTAGAAAATTTAGGAATTTTAAAAATTTCTGGAGATTACGAAACAGCATTGCATGATGGCATTACGAAAATTTTTCTTCCACACGGATTAGGCCATATGCTTGGAATTCAAGTACATGACATTGGTGGAAAACAACTGGATGAATTGGGACACCCTGCACCTCAAAATCCACCAAATATTTTATATCGTTCATTACGTTTTGTTGGTACTTTAGAAGAATCTGTCGTCGTTACAATAGAACCTGGAATTTACTTTATTCCTACTTTATTAAATCAATTCAAACAAAATAATAAACACGCAGACAAAATAAATTGGGGATTAATTGAAAAATTAATCCCGTTTGGCGGTATTCGCATTGAAGATGATGTCGTTCCTATTGGAAATGGACAAAGAAATTTAACAAGGGAATATTTGCCTTAA
- a CDS encoding NUDIX hydrolase: MINFNDDDKRVYLLKTLSLYKEKILDGLFNDSLFMHEQQLSTYYEMTSFIQENSNCFFRECVPGHITGSAYIINASFTKMLFTYHAKLKKWLQLGGHCDGEYLVHNTALREAHEESGLKQLNLINILNFPEIYHVNELTENKLSALPIDIDIHIIPERKNDPKHKHYDVSYLILANESENIIISEESLDLKWIDFKDIKLYTNETKTLRQINKIQALIQK, from the coding sequence ATGATCAATTTTAACGACGATGACAAAAGAGTTTATCTTTTAAAAACTCTTTCCCTCTACAAAGAAAAAATATTAGATGGACTTTTTAACGATAGCCTATTTATGCATGAGCAACAGTTATCTACATATTATGAAATGACAAGTTTTATTCAGGAAAACTCGAATTGCTTTTTTAGAGAATGTGTCCCTGGTCATATTACGGGCTCGGCATATATTATAAATGCAAGTTTTACAAAAATGTTGTTTACCTATCATGCGAAATTAAAAAAATGGTTACAATTAGGCGGACATTGTGATGGCGAGTATTTGGTTCACAATACCGCTCTTAGAGAGGCTCATGAAGAGTCAGGTTTAAAACAATTAAATTTAATCAACATTTTAAATTTTCCTGAAATTTATCATGTTAATGAACTAACTGAAAATAAATTATCAGCTCTTCCCATTGATATTGATATTCATATTATTCCGGAAAGAAAAAATGATCCCAAGCATAAGCACTATGATGTGAGTTATCTTATTCTTGCAAATGAAAGTGAAAATATTATTATTTCTGAGGAGTCACTTGATCTCAAATGGATTGATTTTAAAGACATTAAGCTTTATACAAATGAGACAAAAACTTTAAGACAAATTAATAAAATTCAAGCTTTAATTCAAAAATAA
- a CDS encoding Cof-type HAD-IIB family hydrolase, whose protein sequence is MKAVALDLDGTLLNSKHKVTERTKNILNKLHHSEVKVVLASARPIKSVLKIANEIGFINQPMIGGNGGIIASSDNEILYKKSISKKDFIQIKVLVNNFVKENKTIDLTMHIYSDFNWFVPFDTSMAREEARIIGFNPNAIGEDAFQATEAEKIMFVANPNDLNIFSEQLKRTLPHLNSVLSKADSLEINAEGVSKFSGVAQFAFLNHFDVKDIVAMGDGDNDALMLETCGFGVAMANASLLAKKAADKLTLSNDEDGVAIFLESYFAHFLRD, encoded by the coding sequence ATGAAAGCAGTCGCTCTTGATCTTGATGGAACGTTATTAAATTCTAAGCATAAAGTAACCGAAAGAACTAAAAATATTTTAAATAAACTCCACCATTCGGAAGTTAAAGTTGTATTAGCAAGTGCCCGTCCAATAAAATCTGTATTAAAAATTGCAAATGAAATTGGATTTATAAATCAGCCTATGATTGGTGGAAATGGGGGAATTATTGCAAGTAGTGATAATGAAATTCTATATAAAAAATCAATTTCAAAAAAAGATTTTATACAAATTAAGGTTTTGGTAAATAATTTTGTGAAAGAAAATAAAACTATCGATTTGACCATGCATATTTATTCAGATTTTAACTGGTTTGTTCCTTTTGATACCTCCATGGCCAGAGAGGAAGCACGAATTATAGGGTTTAATCCCAATGCTATAGGTGAAGATGCTTTTCAGGCTACAGAAGCTGAAAAAATTATGTTTGTCGCCAATCCAAATGATTTAAATATTTTTTCTGAGCAATTGAAAAGAACTCTTCCGCATTTAAATTCGGTTTTATCAAAAGCAGATTCTTTGGAAATCAATGCGGAAGGCGTATCTAAATTTTCAGGTGTGGCTCAGTTTGCATTTTTAAACCATTTCGATGTGAAAGATATTGTTGCCATGGGCGATGGAGATAACGATGCTTTGATGCTCGAGACATGTGGATTTGGTGTGGCTATGGCAAATGCTTCCTTATTAGCAAAAAAAGCAGCAGATAAATTAACATTATCAAATGATGAAGATGGTGTTGCTATTTTTTTGGAAAGTTATTTTGCACATTTTCTCAGGGATTAA
- the leuS gene encoding leucine--tRNA ligase — translation MSYQHKELEQNWQKHWKNKNIFKTIEDASKPKFYALDMFPYPSAAGLHVGHPMGYTATDIVARYYRMKGYNVLHPIGWDAFGLPAEQHAIDTGEHPSKLTYRSINNFKNQLQNLGFSYDWDKEIATCHPKYYHWTQWIFSLLYKKGLAYQAEVFVNWCPALKTVLANEEVVDGKSERGNHPVYRVAMKQWMLKITAYAERLLEDLNKIDWPESTKEIQRNWIKKSVGAKIKFSVKNYETEQIEVFTTRPDTLFGATYMVLAPEHPLVEKITTQEQLSKVTEYREVTSRKSDLDRTELNKEKSGVFTGAFAINPVNGQEVQIWISDYVLMGYGTGAIMAVPAHDSRDHEFAKKFGLKIQQVIASPNKDFNIEKEAYTEDGEIINSEFLNGLLVDAAKDKITEYLENKKIGEKSITYKLRDWIFSRQRYWGEPIPVLKDSKGNVIRAFEENELPLTLPEVSSYEPTGDGKSPLSAITNWVQRKNKNGELEFVETDTMPGSAGSSWYFLRYIDPFNNKCIGDYEKLKYWMPVDLYIGGQEHAVGHLLYARFWTKVLYDAGVCPVDEPFQKLVHQGMICKDGAKMSKSKGNGINPDDVIHQYGADSLRVYEMFMGPLTQTKEWDDSNLAGVHRFLSRVERFFLSDNGKSLLNDEPATQQDLKILHKTIKKVTEDIENLSFNTSIAQMMIFLNSVAESQCKNKEVLTQFIKILSPFAPHLAEELWYKCVVEEKISPQDKNYPFASLAEWPKYNPELTIDNEVKIGVQVNGKHRGEISIAMNASQEEAVAAAMENVNVKATIEGKIIRKTIYVANRILNFVVG, via the coding sequence ATGTCGTACCAACACAAAGAATTAGAACAAAATTGGCAAAAACATTGGAAAAACAAAAATATCTTTAAAACTATAGAAGATGCCTCCAAGCCAAAATTCTATGCGCTTGACATGTTTCCCTATCCCAGTGCAGCGGGTCTCCACGTTGGTCACCCCATGGGTTACACGGCCACAGACATCGTAGCGCGCTACTATCGGATGAAAGGCTATAATGTTCTGCATCCCATTGGCTGGGATGCCTTTGGCCTTCCCGCAGAACAGCACGCCATTGATACGGGAGAACACCCTTCAAAGTTAACTTATCGTTCTATTAATAATTTCAAAAATCAGCTACAAAATCTTGGGTTTTCCTATGATTGGGATAAAGAAATTGCCACCTGCCACCCCAAATATTATCACTGGACGCAGTGGATTTTTTCTCTTTTGTATAAAAAAGGTCTAGCCTATCAAGCAGAAGTTTTCGTAAATTGGTGCCCCGCTTTAAAGACAGTGCTTGCTAATGAAGAAGTTGTCGATGGGAAAAGCGAACGTGGCAATCACCCTGTTTACCGCGTTGCCATGAAACAATGGATGTTAAAAATCACAGCCTATGCTGAACGCTTATTAGAAGATCTCAATAAAATTGACTGGCCTGAATCCACTAAAGAAATTCAACGCAATTGGATTAAAAAATCAGTAGGGGCTAAAATTAAATTTTCTGTTAAAAATTATGAAACAGAACAAATTGAAGTCTTTACCACGCGTCCCGACACTCTTTTTGGTGCTACGTATATGGTGCTTGCCCCAGAGCATCCTTTAGTAGAAAAAATCACGACTCAAGAACAACTCTCTAAAGTAACAGAATATCGTGAAGTCACGTCGCGCAAAAGCGATCTCGATCGTACCGAATTAAATAAAGAAAAATCTGGTGTTTTTACGGGCGCCTTTGCTATTAATCCTGTAAATGGACAAGAAGTTCAAATTTGGATTAGCGATTATGTGTTAATGGGCTACGGTACAGGCGCCATTATGGCCGTTCCTGCACATGACTCCCGTGACCATGAATTTGCCAAGAAATTTGGGTTAAAAATCCAACAAGTGATTGCCTCTCCAAATAAAGACTTTAATATCGAAAAAGAAGCCTATACGGAAGATGGTGAAATTATAAATTCGGAATTTTTAAATGGACTTCTTGTTGATGCTGCCAAAGATAAAATAACCGAATATCTTGAAAATAAAAAAATTGGTGAAAAAAGTATCACTTATAAATTACGTGATTGGATTTTTAGCCGTCAAAGATACTGGGGAGAACCTATTCCCGTATTAAAAGATTCTAAAGGCAATGTCATCCGTGCTTTTGAGGAAAATGAATTACCTTTAACCTTGCCTGAAGTCAGCAGTTATGAACCCACTGGCGATGGCAAAAGCCCGCTTTCTGCCATAACAAATTGGGTACAACGGAAAAATAAAAATGGGGAATTGGAATTTGTCGAAACCGATACCATGCCTGGTAGTGCAGGAAGCAGCTGGTATTTTCTTCGTTATATTGACCCCTTTAATAATAAATGCATTGGGGATTACGAAAAATTAAAATACTGGATGCCCGTGGATCTTTATATTGGTGGCCAGGAGCATGCTGTTGGACATCTTTTATATGCACGCTTTTGGACAAAAGTTTTATATGATGCAGGCGTTTGTCCTGTAGATGAGCCTTTTCAAAAATTAGTGCATCAAGGTATGATCTGCAAAGATGGCGCTAAAATGTCGAAGTCAAAAGGAAATGGAATTAACCCCGATGATGTTATTCATCAATATGGCGCCGATTCCCTTCGCGTATACGAAATGTTTATGGGACCATTAACTCAGACTAAAGAATGGGATGATAGCAATCTAGCGGGAGTTCATCGCTTTTTAAGCCGCGTGGAGCGTTTTTTCCTATCGGACAACGGCAAAAGTTTATTAAATGATGAGCCCGCAACACAACAGGATTTGAAAATTCTGCATAAGACAATTAAAAAAGTAACAGAAGACATTGAAAATTTAAGTTTCAATACCTCTATTGCACAAATGATGATATTTTTAAATTCCGTTGCAGAATCACAATGTAAAAACAAAGAAGTATTAACACAATTTATTAAAATACTTTCACCTTTTGCACCGCACCTTGCTGAAGAGCTTTGGTACAAATGTGTTGTAGAAGAAAAAATATCCCCTCAAGACAAAAATTATCCTTTTGCTTCTTTAGCAGAATGGCCAAAATACAATCCCGAATTAACAATTGATAATGAAGTTAAAATTGGTGTTCAAGTCAATGGCAAACACCGTGGCGAAATCTCCATCGCGATGAATGCATCTCAGGAAGAAGCTGTTGCAGCGGCAATGGAAAATGTCAACGTCAAAGCAACAATAGAAGGAAAAATAATTCGCAAAACCATTTATGTTGCTAATCGTATTTTAAATTTTGTTGTCGGATAA
- a CDS encoding DUF1003 domain-containing protein, with protein MRMSKEKIESFRKLRDKSGSRFYEFSTSWWAMSFFICIVGGCVLWNEFIPVASLKFDPYPFNGLRTVLALIGAIQAPVLLLYSRKSTDYRKKLLEQDYELEKKIYKKIEFIEAELKENRQLYLQELKNVQILSKKIRQKKRKLRELEKSVIAKKDYVASVESKTREGLQSQKSENNEKNITA; from the coding sequence ATGCGCATGTCAAAAGAAAAAATCGAGTCCTTTCGTAAGCTTAGAGATAAATCGGGATCGCGCTTTTACGAATTCTCAACTTCATGGTGGGCCATGAGCTTCTTCATTTGTATTGTAGGAGGGTGTGTGCTTTGGAATGAATTCATTCCTGTAGCCAGTTTGAAGTTTGACCCCTACCCTTTTAATGGATTGAGGACGGTTTTGGCTTTAATAGGAGCCATTCAGGCTCCTGTTCTCCTACTGTACAGTAGAAAGTCCACCGATTATCGTAAAAAATTACTCGAACAAGACTATGAGTTAGAAAAAAAGATCTATAAAAAAATTGAATTTATTGAAGCGGAATTAAAAGAAAATCGCCAATTGTATTTGCAAGAACTTAAAAATGTTCAAATATTATCTAAAAAAATCAGACAAAAGAAAAGAAAATTAAGAGAATTAGAAAAATCTGTCATTGCTAAAAAAGATTACGTTGCTTCTGTAGAATCAAAAACACGAGAAGGTCTACAATCGCAAAAATCAGAAAATAATGAGAAAAATATTACAGCTTAA